A region from the Rhodopseudomonas julia genome encodes:
- the arsH gene encoding arsenical resistance protein ArsH, which produces MPDEFPNLDDSCVEFPSRERLHATKPSTHPPRILLLYGSLRERSYSRFLTFEAERLLKHFGAETRVFDPHGLPLPDGDDVNHPKVQELRELSLWSEGQVWTSPERHGAMSAVLKAQIDWIPLSVGSIRPTQGRTLAVMQVSGGSQSFNALNQMRVLGRWMRMITIPNQSSVAKAWQEFDEAGRMKPSPFYARVVDVMEELVKFTLLTRDVSPYLTDRYSERKESAEALAERVNLTAAT; this is translated from the coding sequence ATGCCGGATGAGTTTCCCAATCTCGATGACAGCTGCGTCGAGTTTCCCAGCCGTGAGCGACTGCACGCGACAAAACCCTCGACCCATCCACCACGGATCCTGCTGCTTTACGGCTCGCTCAGAGAACGCTCCTACAGCCGTTTTCTGACGTTCGAGGCGGAACGTCTGCTGAAACACTTCGGGGCGGAAACACGCGTCTTCGATCCTCACGGCCTGCCGCTGCCAGATGGGGATGACGTCAACCATCCCAAGGTGCAGGAATTGCGCGAACTCTCGCTTTGGTCCGAGGGGCAGGTCTGGACCAGTCCCGAACGGCATGGCGCGATGAGTGCCGTTCTGAAGGCGCAGATCGACTGGATTCCGCTCTCGGTCGGCTCGATCCGCCCGACGCAGGGGCGCACGCTCGCGGTGATGCAGGTATCGGGCGGATCGCAGAGCTTCAATGCGCTCAACCAGATGCGCGTTCTTGGCCGCTGGATGCGGATGATCACGATCCCCAACCAGTCATCGGTCGCCAAAGCTTGGCAGGAATTCGACGAAGCCGGCCGGATGAAACCGTCACCCTTCTATGCGCGCGTCGTCGATGTGATGGAGGAGCTGGTCAAGTTCACGCTGCTGACACGCGACGTCTCGCCGTACCTGACGGATCGTTATTCCGAGCGAAAGGAAAGCGCCGAAGCTTTGGCAGAGCGGGTAAACCTGACGGCCGCGACATGA
- a CDS encoding ArsR/SmtB family transcription factor — translation MREEDALNAFAALSQETRLRIVRLLVSAGPGGMAAGAIGEAMGGASSSRMSFHLSHLEQAGLVTSRREGRSIVYSATLATLSDLVEFLMRDCCQGHPEVCDPAIAGLSTCSNPTKVTSHV, via the coding sequence ATGCGCGAAGAAGACGCCCTGAACGCCTTTGCAGCGCTCTCCCAGGAAACGCGGCTTCGCATCGTCCGGCTGCTGGTGTCGGCGGGTCCCGGCGGGATGGCGGCCGGAGCGATTGGCGAAGCGATGGGTGGGGCCTCGTCGTCTCGCATGTCGTTCCATCTCAGCCATCTCGAACAGGCGGGCCTCGTCACATCCCGGCGCGAGGGGCGCTCGATCGTCTACAGCGCGACGCTGGCCACGCTTTCCGACCTTGTCGAATTCCTCATGCGCGATTGCTGCCAGGGACATCCGGAAGTGTGCGACCCCGCCATCGCCGGGCTTTCCACATGCAGCAACCCCACAAAGGTGACGTCCCATGTCTGA
- a CDS encoding GNAT family N-acetyltransferase gives MHDRSFEPEFLEVHRNGYLISSDPQKIDLEYVLTFLTTEAYWSRGMDPALIIEALKNSLVLGLFDASDKQVGFARIITDYALFAYLRDVFVDDAHRGRGLGLWITETALAHPRLQTVPSWMLATEDAHGVYEKAGFHALKHPEWYMQRLGAAPDKDARN, from the coding sequence GTGCACGACCGTTCTTTTGAACCCGAATTTCTGGAAGTGCACCGCAACGGCTACCTCATCAGTTCGGATCCGCAGAAGATTGACCTTGAATATGTCCTGACATTTCTCACGACAGAAGCTTATTGGTCGCGCGGGATGGATCCTGCACTGATCATCGAAGCTCTGAAGAACTCCCTGGTGCTGGGTCTTTTCGATGCGTCCGACAAGCAGGTTGGATTTGCGCGGATTATCACGGACTACGCCCTCTTTGCCTATCTGCGGGATGTCTTTGTCGACGATGCGCATCGCGGCCGGGGCCTCGGCTTGTGGATCACAGAGACGGCATTGGCACATCCGCGCCTTCAAACGGTGCCGAGCTGGATGCTCGCCACGGAAGACGCCCACGGGGTTTACGAAAAGGCCGGCTTCCATGCCTTGAAGCACCCGGAATGGTACATGCAGCGATTGGGAGCGGCGCCTGACAAGGATGCTCGCAATTAG
- a CDS encoding LysR substrate-binding domain-containing protein, with the protein MNPAFDIDALRAVVAGIDLRSFARAAVELGRSQSAISMQLKKLEQQAGVQLFVRKGRGLVPTEAGEALAAYARRIVALNDEAARALGAAVTSETVRLGLPQDFFDDVMPATLSAFAGAHPDVHVEVRAGPNHTLGDEIRAGRLDGAIVFFPQGAGGEGEFLCELPMHWLAHNAFEGLAAQERVPLVLFDHPCLFRQATLATLDQANRRWRVAVTTPSLPGIWGALRSKLGIAVRTGHGLPDDIVCAGDHLGLPSLPAIELRMLRSQNATPAAHALCEALHRETIGRVAPR; encoded by the coding sequence GTGAACCCAGCTTTTGACATCGATGCGTTGCGTGCTGTGGTGGCTGGCATCGATCTGCGCAGTTTTGCACGGGCGGCGGTTGAACTCGGAAGATCGCAATCGGCCATCAGCATGCAGCTCAAAAAGCTTGAACAGCAGGCCGGCGTGCAATTGTTCGTGCGCAAGGGCAGGGGCCTGGTGCCGACCGAAGCCGGTGAGGCCCTGGCCGCGTATGCCCGCCGGATCGTCGCTCTCAACGATGAAGCCGCACGCGCATTGGGCGCGGCCGTGACGTCTGAGACCGTGCGTCTCGGCCTGCCGCAGGATTTCTTCGACGACGTGATGCCCGCCACGTTGTCGGCATTCGCCGGCGCCCATCCGGACGTGCATGTCGAGGTGCGTGCCGGCCCAAACCATACCTTAGGGGACGAAATTCGAGCGGGACGTCTCGATGGCGCAATCGTTTTCTTCCCGCAGGGCGCTGGCGGCGAGGGGGAGTTTCTTTGTGAGCTGCCGATGCATTGGCTTGCCCACAATGCCTTTGAGGGCCTGGCGGCGCAGGAGCGGGTGCCGCTCGTTCTTTTCGATCATCCCTGTTTGTTCCGGCAGGCAACACTTGCGACGCTCGACCAGGCGAACAGGCGCTGGCGGGTGGCGGTGACGACGCCAAGTCTGCCGGGCATATGGGGGGCGCTGCGTTCCAAGCTGGGGATCGCGGTGCGAACGGGACATGGGCTGCCCGACGACATCGTTTGTGCCGGCGATCACCTGGGGCTGCCGAGCCTGCCGGCGATCGAACTCAGGATGCTCAGATCACAAAATGCGACACCCGCGGCGCATGCCCTTTGCGAAGCGCTGCATCGAGAAACGATCGGTCGCGTCGCCCCGCGCTGA
- a CDS encoding LysE family translocator produces MIDDALWQYLPNLLVILSIFTVGVASPGPATLMILGTAMASGRASAVALSCGVVLGSMFWASIAALGFAAAFKASATLFMALKLAGGFYLIFLAAKSLRSALTQKTCAAPMSAGTRSLGRCFSQGLLLHLTNPKAPLVWLATLSVGVGEDAPAAFLVIAVLLCAFVAMAVFVGYAFLFSTRTASRIYVSIRRPMDGLLGILFGAAALKILTYRLN; encoded by the coding sequence ATGATCGATGACGCGCTTTGGCAGTACCTTCCGAACCTGCTGGTTATCCTGTCGATATTCACGGTGGGCGTCGCCAGCCCCGGCCCCGCTACGCTGATGATCCTCGGAACCGCCATGGCAAGCGGGCGGGCTTCGGCCGTTGCGCTCTCCTGCGGTGTGGTTCTCGGATCGATGTTCTGGGCCTCGATCGCGGCGTTGGGATTTGCCGCCGCGTTCAAGGCATCGGCGACGCTCTTCATGGCATTGAAGCTCGCCGGCGGCTTTTATCTGATCTTCCTTGCCGCCAAGTCGTTGCGCTCGGCGCTGACCCAGAAGACGTGTGCCGCGCCAATGTCGGCCGGAACGCGCAGCCTGGGGCGCTGCTTTTCGCAGGGCCTGTTGCTGCATCTGACAAACCCCAAGGCGCCGCTGGTTTGGCTGGCGACCTTGTCGGTGGGCGTTGGTGAAGACGCCCCCGCCGCCTTCCTGGTGATCGCGGTCCTGCTTTGCGCCTTCGTCGCGATGGCAGTCTTCGTCGGTTACGCCTTTCTCTTCTCCACGCGCACCGCCTCGCGGATCTATGTCTCGATCCGGCGCCCCATGGATGGTCTGCTTGGCATCCTGTTCGGTGCCGCTGCGCTCAAAATCCTGACCTATCGGCTGAACTGA
- a CDS encoding MFS transporter — MTTIRRDDRGSLIIVVAGSVVLALAFGVRAVFGGIVEPLSSDLFGGRIEVFSLSIAIQNLVWGLAQPGFGIIADKFGDRRALWPGFLCYVAGMLICVAGTSPLAQHVGAGVLVGMGISGTAFGVVLAVVGRAAPEEKRARYLGITSAMGSTGQVVLPLLVSWLIEWLDWRMTLVVVTFALAPMALCIPFLRAQVSPRMGGGDDASLTQTVRKAFGHSSYTLLSAGFFVCGFHLAFITAHLPNYVQNFCVSTASAAELRALGLQALALAGFANIFGTLFASHLGSRFPKPYVLAAIYALRALAILVFISLPVTPTSVMVFALVMGGLWLSTVPLTSALVLTMFGPRAMGTLFGFVFLSHQLGGFAGVWLGGVFFDRYGSYDQVWYLAIGLGVLSAFAHLLVQERAAPRMGLAYGE; from the coding sequence GTGACGACAATCCGTCGTGACGATCGCGGCAGCTTGATCATCGTGGTCGCCGGCAGCGTCGTGCTCGCATTGGCCTTCGGCGTGCGTGCGGTTTTCGGCGGCATCGTCGAGCCCCTGTCGAGCGACCTGTTCGGTGGTCGAATCGAGGTCTTCTCGCTTTCGATCGCCATTCAGAACCTTGTCTGGGGCCTGGCGCAGCCGGGCTTCGGCATCATTGCCGACAAGTTCGGCGACCGGCGCGCATTGTGGCCCGGATTCCTCTGCTATGTCGCCGGCATGCTGATCTGCGTTGCCGGGACCTCGCCGCTCGCGCAGCATGTCGGCGCCGGCGTCCTTGTCGGCATGGGAATTTCAGGTACGGCGTTCGGTGTTGTCCTCGCCGTGGTCGGGCGGGCGGCGCCGGAGGAAAAACGCGCTCGTTATCTCGGCATCACCTCCGCCATGGGGTCGACGGGACAGGTCGTCCTGCCGCTTCTGGTCTCCTGGTTGATCGAATGGCTCGACTGGCGGATGACGCTCGTCGTCGTCACGTTTGCGCTCGCCCCGATGGCCCTGTGCATCCCTTTTCTCCGTGCGCAAGTCAGTCCGAGGATGGGCGGCGGGGACGACGCTTCTCTCACCCAGACAGTCAGAAAGGCATTCGGCCATTCGAGCTACACCCTGCTCAGCGCCGGGTTCTTCGTCTGCGGCTTCCATCTTGCCTTCATCACGGCGCATCTTCCGAACTACGTCCAGAATTTCTGCGTCTCGACAGCCTCTGCGGCGGAGCTACGGGCGCTGGGCCTGCAGGCGCTCGCACTCGCCGGCTTTGCCAATATCTTCGGCACTCTCTTCGCGTCGCATCTGGGAAGCCGATTTCCGAAACCCTACGTGCTTGCCGCGATTTACGCGCTGCGGGCGCTCGCGATCCTTGTCTTCATCTCCCTGCCGGTGACGCCCACTTCGGTCATGGTCTTCGCGCTCGTCATGGGCGGGCTCTGGCTGTCGACCGTTCCGCTCACGAGCGCTCTGGTTTTGACCATGTTCGGCCCGCGCGCGATGGGAACCCTGTTCGGCTTCGTGTTCCTGAGCCATCAGCTCGGCGGGTTTGCCGGGGTGTGGCTCGGTGGAGTGTTCTTCGATCGCTACGGAAGTTACGATCAGGTCTGGTATCTGGCGATCGGCCTTGGCGTCCTCTCGGCCTTCGCGCATCTTCTCGTTCAGGAGCGTGCGGCTCCCCGCATGGGCCTGGCCTATGGCGAATGA
- a CDS encoding LysE family translocator, producing MANELLLLWLAAFPLMGSPGPATMSLAGLGMAFGFRSSLSYLVGIIAGTTGVLLMIATGVTTLILAQPVFLTALTILAGIYILYLAWKIATAPVGPLAPRSEQAPAFVPGFSLAIANPKAFAAIGAVYAGHTVVADDLTADAVYKLAALALVIVIVNTAWLAFGAIFSRILTNPAIGRAVNVLFAVMLVTSVAFALLAAE from the coding sequence ATGGCGAATGAACTCCTTCTGCTCTGGCTTGCGGCGTTCCCGCTGATGGGAAGCCCGGGGCCGGCCACAATGAGCCTTGCCGGCCTTGGCATGGCCTTCGGTTTCCGCTCGAGCCTCAGCTACCTTGTCGGCATCATCGCGGGAACGACCGGCGTCCTGCTTATGATCGCGACGGGCGTGACCACGCTTATCCTGGCTCAGCCGGTGTTTCTCACGGCGCTGACGATCCTCGCCGGGATCTACATCCTCTATCTCGCCTGGAAAATTGCCACGGCGCCGGTCGGGCCGCTGGCTCCGCGCTCGGAGCAAGCGCCGGCCTTCGTGCCAGGCTTCAGTTTGGCGATTGCAAATCCGAAGGCCTTTGCCGCGATCGGGGCCGTCTATGCGGGGCACACCGTCGTCGCGGACGATCTCACGGCCGATGCCGTCTACAAGCTGGCCGCACTCGCGCTCGTCATTGTCATCGTCAACACGGCATGGCTCGCCTTTGGCGCGATCTTCTCGAGAATACTGACGAACCCGGCAATCGGACGGGCAGTGAATGTGCTTTTCGCTGTCATGCTGGTGACCTCCGTCGCTTTCGCCCTCCTTGCTGCCGAGTGA
- a CDS encoding XRE family transcriptional regulator: MERYDCVWEALCATPEEAREMRARSNLMVHLDRFLSPLSDARVQQLLDVSEDRVQALRCGKLQQFSLAELTVLAARTGVSLIEIDGEPAAIQRHPEDGMYHGVFIALAGRPDFYAIERDDIERGGRLSLRAYGVA, from the coding sequence ATGGAGAGATATGACTGTGTCTGGGAGGCGCTCTGCGCCACCCCCGAAGAGGCACGGGAGATGCGTGCCCGCTCCAATCTGATGGTGCATCTCGATCGGTTTCTCAGCCCGCTCTCTGATGCGCGCGTGCAGCAGCTGCTCGATGTCTCAGAGGATCGCGTCCAAGCGCTGCGTTGCGGCAAGCTCCAACAGTTCTCGCTTGCGGAGCTGACAGTTCTGGCGGCGCGGACCGGCGTCTCGCTCATCGAGATCGATGGGGAGCCGGCCGCAATCCAACGCCATCCCGAAGACGGCATGTATCATGGCGTGTTCATCGCGCTCGCCGGTCGCCCCGATTTCTATGCGATTGAGCGTGACGACATTGAGCGCGGAGGCAGGCTCTCGCTCAGAGCCTATGGTGTGGCTTAA
- a CDS encoding beta strand repeat-containing protein, with amino-acid sequence MPTYNGDAGNNTLEGSEFADTIFGGAGADSISALGGGDDIRLVADTVDGGGGDTIDGGEGTDRVLLDADTLDAAVEFVWGGASDSISTMTSGGSTLASVVNVENFEITTSGDFDDSIATGDGADTISTGDGADSIDAGDGNDRISVIADVSGGDSIDGGAGTDTLTLDASAITGGVTFDLNSSGITDMDDGSSTLASVENVEVFNINTGSGNDTIATGNGNDTISTGAGADSILSGSGNDTISAGAGADSIDAGTGSDYISVLADSGNSDSINGGVGDTDTLALDASAIAGDVTFDLNSSGITDMDDGSSTLASVEDVEVFNITTGTGNDTIATGDGNDTISTDAGADSIVAGAGNDSITVSAGGGDSIDGGTGTDTLILTASGQDGPVIFTGDATDGGVMTSDNPSDTLAAAVDIEAFNVTGSEYDDTLSGNIDNDTLNGGGGADSILGAAGADRITTGAGADTVDGGADNDTITVQAGGGDSIDGGDGEDRAYISAELDSAFAMTVNASNVATLSDGGSGTLATVENVETFYVTGSSAADTISGGGGADSLRGGSGNDTISGGDGNDTVNGEGGADSVSGGAGNDTLYGGTENDTILGGDGADRLYGEDGADSIATGAGTDTVDGGAGDDFISVTADGGDSINGGTENDTVSLTAASSVSGALTFSVDVQDRGVFSQGLDTLATATNAENFVVYGGSEDDSLSGGSGTDTLNGNAGADSLVGNDGADVISGGAGADSIFGGAGADTLSGGAGNDTFSGLASELNGETITDFSAGDIISVDLGSGQSISSFAYSNGEITFDVGGSSVTIDVADNLNASYFSVTDGLISYRVSGGPSGPTPPVGTDEDDDLQGSDNSESIAGGLGADTIEGGGGADTLFSGDGDDLSFGGDGDDLMFGGNGNDTAAGGEGNDQMYGGAGDDEQAGGAGNDFIGGGTGNDLGFGAAGQDVLFGADGADTTYGGDDDDTSYGGNEDDVLLSGNGNDVSGGGLGDDQLGAGAGDDTIYGGAGNDTIFASDGADVAYGGAGDDVIYLGADDGAQDIYVSVADNGSDMVYGFEDGTDLINLTGSGFGSFADVQGSIGSDAEGNATIDLGDGDILTLVGINASDLDQSDFQF; translated from the coding sequence ATGCCAACTTATAACGGCGATGCTGGAAACAACACGCTCGAAGGATCGGAGTTTGCCGATACAATCTTCGGGGGTGCGGGCGCCGATTCCATCTCCGCCCTCGGTGGCGGCGATGACATTCGGCTGGTCGCCGATACGGTTGACGGGGGTGGTGGCGACACCATCGATGGTGGCGAGGGGACGGATCGGGTCCTCCTTGATGCGGACACTCTCGACGCAGCCGTAGAGTTTGTCTGGGGCGGCGCGAGCGACAGCATCAGCACGATGACGTCCGGCGGCAGTACGCTTGCAAGCGTCGTCAACGTCGAGAACTTCGAGATCACCACGTCTGGCGATTTCGATGATTCGATCGCGACCGGCGACGGGGCCGATACGATTTCGACCGGCGATGGCGCCGATTCGATCGATGCCGGAGATGGCAATGATCGTATCAGTGTCATTGCCGATGTCAGCGGCGGTGACAGCATCGACGGCGGTGCCGGCACGGATACCCTGACCCTTGATGCTAGCGCCATCACAGGCGGTGTGACATTCGATCTGAATTCGTCGGGTATCACCGACATGGATGACGGATCTTCTACGCTGGCGAGCGTCGAAAATGTTGAAGTGTTCAATATCAATACCGGCAGCGGCAACGATACGATCGCTACGGGGAACGGAAACGATACGATTTCGACCGGCGCAGGCGCAGATTCGATCCTCTCCGGCAGTGGCAACGACACCATCTCCGCCGGCGCTGGCGCTGATTCAATCGATGCGGGGACTGGAAGTGACTACATCAGTGTCTTGGCGGACAGCGGCAATAGCGACAGCATCAATGGCGGTGTCGGCGACACCGATACCCTGGCGCTTGATGCGAGCGCCATCGCAGGCGATGTGACATTCGATCTGAATTCGTCGGGTATCACCGACATGGATGACGGATCTTCTACGCTGGCGAGCGTCGAAGATGTTGAAGTGTTCAATATCACTACCGGCACCGGTAACGACACGATCGCCACCGGCGACGGAAACGACACCATCTCTACCGACGCTGGCGCGGATTCGATCGTGGCAGGTGCTGGCAATGATTCCATCACTGTGTCTGCTGGCGGCGGCGACAGTATTGACGGGGGCACCGGCACTGACACGCTCATCCTGACTGCGAGTGGTCAGGACGGCCCGGTCATCTTCACCGGAGACGCTACCGATGGCGGCGTCATGACCAGCGATAACCCCAGTGATACGCTTGCTGCGGCGGTTGATATTGAAGCCTTCAATGTGACGGGCTCGGAATACGACGACACTCTCAGTGGCAACATTGATAACGACACGCTGAATGGCGGGGGCGGTGCCGATTCTATCCTCGGCGCCGCGGGCGCTGACCGAATTACCACAGGAGCGGGAGCCGATACGGTCGACGGCGGTGCCGACAATGACACCATCACTGTGCAAGCTGGTGGCGGCGACAGCATCGACGGCGGGGACGGCGAGGACCGTGCTTACATTAGTGCGGAGTTGGATTCAGCGTTCGCAATGACCGTCAACGCTTCCAATGTTGCCACCTTGAGCGACGGCGGCTCCGGCACGTTGGCGACGGTTGAGAATGTCGAAACGTTTTACGTCACAGGAAGTAGTGCGGCCGATACGATCAGCGGTGGTGGCGGTGCCGATAGTCTGAGAGGTGGCTCTGGCAACGACACGATTTCCGGCGGTGATGGAAACGACACCGTTAACGGCGAAGGCGGTGCCGACAGCGTGAGCGGCGGTGCGGGCAATGACACGCTTTATGGCGGCACCGAAAATGACACGATCCTTGGTGGCGATGGAGCGGACAGACTTTACGGTGAGGACGGAGCCGACTCGATCGCCACGGGCGCCGGGACCGATACCGTCGACGGTGGGGCAGGCGACGACTTTATCTCCGTGACAGCGGATGGCGGTGACAGCATCAACGGTGGAACCGAAAACGACACCGTCTCCCTGACGGCTGCTTCTTCCGTTAGTGGAGCGCTCACCTTTAGCGTCGATGTGCAGGATCGTGGTGTATTTAGCCAGGGCCTAGATACTCTGGCGACGGCCACGAATGCGGAAAACTTTGTCGTTTATGGTGGCTCTGAGGATGACAGTCTGAGCGGCGGCAGCGGGACGGACACCTTGAATGGCAATGCCGGTGCGGACAGTCTCGTCGGAAATGACGGTGCGGACGTGATCTCGGGCGGCGCGGGCGCTGATTCGATCTTTGGTGGCGCAGGTGCCGATACGCTGAGTGGCGGAGCCGGTAACGACACGTTCTCAGGTCTGGCCTCGGAGCTCAACGGTGAAACCATCACGGACTTCTCGGCGGGGGACATCATCTCGGTTGACCTGGGGAGCGGCCAGAGCATCAGTTCGTTCGCCTACAGCAACGGCGAGATTACATTCGATGTCGGTGGGAGTTCCGTCACTATCGACGTGGCTGATAACCTGAACGCCAGCTATTTTTCTGTCACCGACGGGCTGATCTCCTACAGGGTTTCGGGTGGCCCGTCTGGCCCGACGCCGCCGGTCGGTACGGACGAAGACGATGATCTCCAAGGGTCGGACAATTCGGAATCGATCGCCGGCGGTCTCGGGGCCGATACGATCGAAGGCGGCGGCGGTGCCGATACGCTTTTCTCCGGTGACGGCGACGATCTGTCCTTCGGCGGCGACGGCGACGATCTGATGTTCGGCGGCAACGGCAACGACACGGCGGCTGGCGGCGAAGGCAACGACCAGATGTATGGTGGTGCCGGCGACGATGAGCAGGCCGGCGGTGCGGGCAACGACTTCATCGGTGGCGGGACCGGCAACGATCTCGGCTTCGGTGCGGCCGGCCAGGACGTGCTCTTCGGTGCCGACGGGGCCGATACGACCTATGGCGGCGACGATGACGACACGAGCTATGGCGGCAACGAAGACGATGTACTTCTCTCCGGCAACGGCAACGACGTCTCGGGCGGTGGCCTCGGTGACGATCAGCTGGGCGCCGGCGCCGGCGACGACACCATCTATGGTGGTGCCGGCAACGATACGATCTTCGCCTCCGACGGTGCCGATGTCGCCTATGGCGGCGCGGGCGATGACGTCATCTATCTCGGGGCCGATGACGGGGCGCAGGACATCTACGTCTCCGTTGCCGACAACGGCTCGGACATGGTCTACGGCTTCGAGGACGGCACCGATCTCATCAACCTGACGGGATCGGGCTTTGGAAGCTTCGCCGACGTGCAAGGGTCGATCGGCAGCGATGCCGAGGGGAATGCCACGATCGATCTCGGCGACGGCGACATTCTGACCCTCGTTGGGATCAATGCCAGCGATCTCGATCAGAGCGATTTCCAGTTCTGA
- a CDS encoding PfkB family carbohydrate kinase, protein MSNTEPWLAAVGDNCIDEIGAKPDEGARFHPSVRLAGGNAVNVAVQAQILGLPSTYFGAVGRDDNGDIIARELHRNGVDTSFLVRRSKPTSVTQVHVTDKGERIIALEDFGACAGYRPSEASFERLLEAAHIHIGWLDDGGALKRRLKAAGCSLSQDLSVNNAPEHLTPDALDIAFCSQPGSPQAAEALGKGLLEKGADLVVVTRGAEGASVISPSRSLHLPAEPISPVDTTGAGDSFIAGFLVARLQGADDAEAAKAGIRRASATCLHEGGFPQRSE, encoded by the coding sequence GTGTCGAATACTGAGCCATGGCTTGCAGCCGTCGGTGACAATTGCATCGACGAAATCGGGGCGAAGCCGGACGAAGGCGCCCGCTTCCACCCCTCGGTGCGCCTTGCCGGCGGCAATGCCGTGAATGTCGCGGTGCAGGCCCAGATTTTGGGCCTGCCCTCCACCTATTTCGGCGCCGTCGGGCGCGACGACAATGGCGACATCATCGCCCGCGAGCTTCACCGCAACGGCGTCGATACGAGCTTTCTCGTTCGCCGGTCGAAACCGACCTCCGTCACCCAGGTGCATGTGACGGACAAAGGCGAGCGCATCATCGCGCTTGAGGATTTTGGCGCCTGCGCCGGCTACCGGCCGAGCGAGGCATCCTTCGAGCGTCTTCTTGAAGCCGCGCATATCCATATCGGCTGGCTCGACGATGGCGGTGCGCTGAAGCGGCGCCTTAAGGCGGCCGGCTGCTCGCTCTCCCAGGATCTCTCGGTGAACAATGCGCCGGAGCACCTGACGCCCGACGCGCTCGACATCGCCTTCTGCTCGCAGCCGGGCTCACCGCAAGCCGCCGAAGCGCTCGGCAAAGGCCTGCTCGAAAAGGGCGCAGACCTCGTCGTCGTCACACGCGGCGCAGAGGGCGCTTCCGTCATTTCCCCAAGCCGCAGCCTGCATCTGCCGGCGGAGCCGATCAGCCCCGTCGACACGACGGGAGCAGGCGACAGTTTCATTGCGGGCTTCCTGGTGGCGCGCCTTCAAGGCGCCGATGACGCGGAGGCGGCGAAGGCCGGCATCCGCCGCGCCAGCGCCACCTGCCTCCACGAAGGCGGCTTTCCCCAGCGAAGCGAATAG
- a CDS encoding SIS domain-containing protein, which yields MLNFDEKRFLAIQSGAVATAGELDAIVGAALKAGAPNIFFLGTGGAAILMQPAVELLRARSSFPVFGGHTAELLAAGSANLKEGTLVIMPSLSGTTKESVAFLELAKERGAKVVSLVGHADTPLGRKADHAIVNFAADDTSSESFYVQSLFAALSVMKHRGEIDNYDALIAEIQHLPRELLRMKKAVEPKAEDYAKVIAGSDWHIVSGAGNVWYEAFYYGMCILEEMQWIRTRPIHAADFFHGTLELVEEGVSVILMKGEGPNRALAERVEAFVPKVGGSLTILDTKDYPTEGLSAEARELLAPAFLATMLERISAHLEVMRDHPLTTRRYYRRVEY from the coding sequence ATGCTCAATTTCGACGAAAAGCGTTTTCTCGCGATCCAATCGGGCGCGGTCGCAACGGCCGGCGAGCTCGACGCCATCGTGGGTGCGGCTCTCAAAGCCGGCGCGCCCAATATTTTCTTCCTCGGCACGGGCGGCGCGGCAATCTTGATGCAGCCCGCCGTGGAGCTTCTGCGTGCCCGCTCGTCCTTCCCCGTTTTTGGCGGCCACACGGCGGAGCTTCTCGCCGCCGGTTCCGCCAATCTCAAAGAAGGCACGCTCGTCATCATGCCGTCTTTGTCCGGCACGACGAAGGAGAGCGTCGCCTTTCTCGAGCTTGCCAAGGAACGTGGCGCCAAGGTCGTCTCTCTCGTCGGCCACGCCGATACGCCGCTTGGCCGTAAGGCGGACCACGCGATCGTCAATTTCGCCGCCGACGATACCTCATCGGAGAGTTTTTACGTCCAGTCGCTCTTCGCCGCGCTTTCGGTGATGAAGCACCGCGGCGAGATCGACAATTACGATGCCCTCATCGCCGAAATTCAGCACTTGCCGCGCGAGCTTCTCCGCATGAAAAAGGCGGTCGAGCCGAAAGCCGAAGACTACGCCAAGGTGATCGCGGGCTCCGACTGGCACATCGTCTCCGGCGCCGGCAATGTCTGGTACGAGGCATTCTATTACGGCATGTGCATTCTTGAAGAAATGCAGTGGATCCGAACCCGCCCGATCCATGCGGCCGATTTTTTCCACGGCACGCTGGAACTCGTGGAAGAAGGCGTCAGCGTCATCCTGATGAAGGGCGAAGGCCCGAACCGGGCGCTGGCCGAACGCGTCGAAGCCTTCGTGCCGAAGGTCGGCGGCTCGCTCACCATCCTCGACACCAAGGATTACCCGACGGAGGGCCTTTCCGCGGAAGCGCGAGAGCTGCTGGCCCCGGCCTTCCTCGCCACCATGCTGGAGCGCATCAGTGCGCATCTTGAGGTGATGCGCGACCATCCGCTCACGACGCGCCGCTATTATCGCCGTGTCGAATACTGA